One genomic window of Pseudomonas aeruginosa includes the following:
- a CDS encoding reverse transcriptase family protein, which translates to MKSEMQPGKSKRVERKPDNSLELDQCRLYKIGSEKRLAEILGLSLQDLRLLLRSESNYKKFTISQSENPFTKKPRKKRAVQVPMNRLRRVHAKIFSFLRRVKYPDYVQGAVKGRSYQTNAAFHARSRQTATFDISKFYESTKYHLVHEFFLGALKCPTDIAGKLARLVTCDGVMPTGSLLSPLLSFWVAKGMFDECAALAETYDLKFTCYIDDLTFSGDRIPRELKSKLKIIVSRYGYKLAIEKTKVFRFGAPAHITGVVKLNGELVVPFARLMAARRISDALDGKSPDYGYTKNELKRKLAGTIAEAATIDGNRFSKWAAFAQKEARD; encoded by the coding sequence ATGAAAAGCGAAATGCAGCCAGGGAAAAGCAAAAGAGTAGAGCGCAAGCCAGATAACAGTTTAGAATTAGATCAGTGCAGGCTTTACAAGATCGGATCGGAAAAACGCCTGGCGGAAATCTTAGGTCTTAGCTTGCAAGACCTACGACTGCTATTAAGGTCCGAAAGTAACTATAAGAAATTCACAATTTCCCAGTCTGAGAACCCATTCACTAAAAAGCCCCGGAAAAAGCGCGCAGTCCAAGTGCCTATGAATAGGCTTCGGCGGGTCCATGCTAAGATCTTTTCTTTTCTTCGTCGTGTAAAATATCCGGACTATGTGCAAGGCGCAGTAAAAGGGCGATCTTATCAAACAAATGCTGCGTTTCATGCCAGATCAAGGCAGACAGCAACCTTCGATATAAGTAAGTTTTATGAGTCCACTAAATATCATTTGGTTCACGAGTTTTTTTTAGGGGCATTGAAATGCCCAACAGATATTGCAGGAAAATTAGCACGCCTAGTTACCTGCGATGGAGTTATGCCTACAGGCAGTTTGCTTAGCCCGTTGTTATCCTTTTGGGTTGCCAAGGGTATGTTTGATGAGTGCGCGGCGCTTGCAGAAACATATGATCTAAAATTCACCTGCTATATAGATGATTTAACTTTCTCTGGTGACCGAATACCTCGCGAGCTTAAGTCTAAGCTAAAGATAATTGTAAGCAGGTATGGCTACAAACTGGCGATAGAAAAAACAAAGGTTTTTAGATTTGGCGCTCCTGCGCATATTACCGGGGTAGTTAAACTAAACGGTGAGCTTGTCGTCCCGTTTGCTCGACTCATGGCGGCTCGGCGAATTTCTGATGCTCTCGATGGAAAGAGTCCTGACTACGGCTACACAAAAAATGAGCTTAAAAGAAAACTTGCAGGAACAATAGCTGAGGCTGCTACTATTGATGGCAATCGTTTTAGTAAGTGGGCTGCATTTGCGCAGAAGGAAGCTAGAGATTAA
- a CDS encoding helix-turn-helix transcriptional regulator → MLCKALKLIRSYYDMSQTELSAELGLSNSYLSEIESGKKQPSIDLLQKYSDYFDIPLSSILFFSENLNSPRPTDSLRLGIAKTIVSLLEWNEKRNAAREKQKSRAQAR, encoded by the coding sequence ATGCTGTGCAAAGCACTTAAATTAATCCGTTCCTATTACGATATGTCCCAGACCGAGTTGTCGGCTGAGTTAGGCCTTTCAAACTCATATTTGTCTGAGATTGAATCAGGTAAGAAGCAGCCCTCAATAGATCTGCTGCAGAAATATAGCGATTACTTCGACATCCCTTTATCTTCAATTCTTTTTTTCTCTGAAAATCTTAACTCCCCTCGACCAACAGACTCGTTGCGCCTTGGAATAGCTAAAACTATTGTTTCTTTGCTTGAATGGAATGAAAAGCGAAATGCAGCCAGGGAAAAGCAAAAGAGTAGAGCGCAAGCCAGATAA
- a CDS encoding DNA-J related domain-containing protein: MTPDLDHRLDLAGQILCLLREHPEGLSEYQLIQLLKARHSTHIPHRELADKLVLFRTHFLLFNALYHLRDHLWAEHEAHLEISPLSLRLHPYVDGTQALEQGDPLRDYYLDLRHLGETSEADVERLLQSFWTRMQGSEEKAAALALFELEGAVDYPAIKLRYRQLVSQHHPDRGGSTARLQSINKAMEILQRYYSRP, from the coding sequence ATGACTCCCGACCTCGACCACCGCCTCGACCTCGCCGGGCAGATCCTCTGCCTGCTGCGCGAGCATCCCGAGGGGCTTTCCGAATACCAGTTGATCCAGCTGCTGAAGGCCCGCCATTCGACGCATATCCCCCATCGCGAACTGGCCGACAAGCTGGTGCTGTTCCGCACCCATTTCCTCCTGTTCAACGCGCTCTACCACCTGCGCGACCACCTCTGGGCCGAGCACGAGGCGCACCTGGAGATCAGCCCGCTGAGCCTGCGCCTGCATCCTTACGTGGATGGCACGCAGGCGCTGGAACAGGGCGATCCGCTGCGCGACTACTACCTCGACCTGCGTCACCTGGGGGAGACCAGCGAGGCCGACGTCGAGCGGCTGCTGCAGAGTTTCTGGACGCGCATGCAGGGCAGCGAGGAGAAGGCTGCCGCCCTCGCCCTGTTCGAGCTGGAGGGCGCGGTCGACTATCCCGCCATCAAGCTGCGCTACCGGCAACTGGTCAGCCAGCACCATCCCGACCGCGGCGGCAGCACTGCGCGCCTGCAATCGATCAACAAGGCAATGGAAATACTGCAACGCTATTACAGCCGGCCGTGA
- a CDS encoding SprT family zinc-dependent metalloprotease, translated as MPEHLNARVEACYRQAEHFFQRSFPRPTVSFRLRGQKAGVAHLDENLLRFNPQLYRENREHFLEQTVAHEVAHLIAHQLFGPRIRPHGEEWQLIMRGIYGLPPDRCHTYAVKRRVTTRYLYRCHCPEHNDFPFSPQRHTLVAKGRRYYCRRCKATLVFTGEVLRE; from the coding sequence ATGCCCGAACACCTCAACGCCCGCGTCGAGGCCTGCTATCGGCAGGCCGAACACTTCTTCCAACGCAGCTTCCCCCGCCCGACCGTCAGCTTCCGCCTGCGCGGCCAGAAAGCCGGGGTCGCCCATCTCGACGAGAACCTGCTGCGCTTCAATCCCCAGCTGTACCGCGAGAACCGCGAGCACTTCCTGGAACAGACCGTGGCCCACGAAGTCGCGCACCTGATCGCGCACCAGTTGTTCGGCCCACGCATCCGCCCCCACGGCGAGGAGTGGCAGTTGATCATGCGCGGCATCTACGGCCTGCCGCCGGACCGCTGCCACACCTACGCGGTCAAGCGCCGCGTCACCACCCGCTACCTGTACCGCTGCCATTGCCCGGAGCACAACGACTTCCCGTTCTCCCCGCAACGCCACACCCTGGTGGCCAAGGGGCGCCGCTACTACTGCCGGCGCTGCAAGGCGACCCTGGTGTTCACCGGCGAAGTGCTCCGCGAGTGA
- a CDS encoding CaiB/BaiF CoA transferase family protein, with the protein MKGPLSSLKVLDFSTLLPGPFASLLLADMGADVLRVESPGRMDLVRVLPPHVDGTSASHAYLNRNKRSIGLDLKRQGAREVVLELVREYDIVLEQFRPGVMDKLGVGYEALKAANPRLIYVAITGYGQTGPYRERAGHDINYLALAGVASYTGRRERGPLPLGVQLADLAGGSLHGVMGLLAAVIHRQQTGEGQFVDISMTDCAFSLNGMAGAGYLAAGVEPEMEALALNGGSFYDYYRTRDGRWFSVGSLEPQFMQQFCAAIGRPELAARGLSPKPEEQRALKREIEMEFEKRDFAEWQAVFAALDACVEPLLPLSEALEHPQLQARGLVARVPLADGGSQAQMACPIKFSAGLPAPRHIGAALGADTVAVLEGLGYSAERIAELKAAGAIA; encoded by the coding sequence ATGAAAGGCCCGTTGTCATCGTTGAAAGTGCTGGATTTCTCGACCCTGTTGCCGGGGCCGTTCGCCTCGCTGCTGCTGGCCGACATGGGGGCGGACGTGCTGCGCGTGGAGTCGCCCGGGCGCATGGACCTGGTGCGGGTGCTGCCGCCGCACGTCGACGGCACCTCGGCCAGCCATGCCTACCTGAACCGCAACAAGCGTTCCATCGGCCTCGACCTGAAGCGGCAGGGCGCGCGCGAGGTGGTGCTGGAGCTGGTACGCGAATACGACATCGTCCTCGAACAGTTCCGTCCGGGGGTGATGGACAAGCTCGGCGTCGGCTACGAGGCGCTGAAGGCGGCGAACCCGCGGCTGATCTACGTGGCCATCACCGGCTACGGCCAGACCGGGCCGTACCGCGAGCGCGCCGGGCATGACATCAACTACCTGGCGCTGGCCGGCGTCGCCAGCTACACCGGGCGCCGCGAGCGTGGCCCGTTGCCGCTGGGGGTGCAACTGGCGGACCTCGCCGGTGGTTCGCTGCATGGCGTGATGGGCCTGCTGGCGGCGGTCATCCACCGACAGCAGACCGGCGAGGGGCAGTTCGTCGACATCAGCATGACCGACTGCGCCTTCAGCCTGAACGGCATGGCCGGTGCAGGCTATCTCGCGGCCGGGGTCGAGCCGGAGATGGAGGCGCTGGCGCTGAACGGCGGCAGCTTCTACGACTACTACCGCACCCGCGATGGCCGCTGGTTCTCGGTGGGCAGCCTGGAACCGCAGTTCATGCAGCAGTTCTGCGCCGCCATCGGCCGCCCGGAACTGGCCGCCCGCGGCCTGTCGCCGAAGCCGGAAGAGCAGCGGGCGCTGAAGCGCGAGATCGAGATGGAGTTCGAGAAACGCGACTTCGCCGAATGGCAGGCGGTGTTCGCCGCCCTGGATGCCTGCGTGGAGCCGCTGCTGCCGCTCTCCGAGGCGCTGGAACACCCGCAGTTGCAGGCGCGCGGGCTGGTCGCCCGGGTGCCGCTGGCGGACGGCGGCAGCCAGGCGCAGATGGCCTGTCCGATCAAGTTTTCCGCCGGCCTGCCGGCGCCTCGCCACATCGGCGCGGCGCTCGGCGCCGACACCGTGGCGGTGCTCGAAGGCCTGGGCTACTCCGCCGAACGGATCGCCGAGCTGAAGGCGGCCGGGGCCATCGCCTGA
- a CDS encoding acyl-CoA dehydrogenase family protein: MQRQIFETEHNLFRDAFRAFLDKEVVPHQDAWEEAGVVDRAVWRKAGEMGFLLPWADEEYGGAGLKDFRYEQIMCEELARINEPGFMIPLHSALCGPYIAEYGSAEQKARLLPGIVRGETILAVAMTEPSAGSDLAGMRSTAVDKGDHWLLNGSKVFISNGLLADLVIVAAKTDPANKHAMGLFLVERGMQGFERGRNLKKLGMKSQDTAELFFNNVRVPKENLLGDAKGGFFYLMNMLAQERLTNACGAVAGAEAALQATIDYVKERQAFGRPVAHFQNTRFKLAEMRTQIDVAQVFTDRCVMDHNQKKLSPEVAAEAKLFTTELLGKVVDEGVQLHGGWGYMWEYPICRMYANARIQRIFAGTSEIMKEIISRGMKL; this comes from the coding sequence ATGCAACGGCAGATCTTCGAGACCGAACACAACCTGTTCCGCGATGCCTTCCGCGCCTTTCTCGACAAAGAGGTGGTGCCGCACCAGGACGCCTGGGAAGAGGCCGGGGTGGTCGACCGCGCTGTCTGGAGGAAGGCGGGGGAGATGGGCTTCCTGCTGCCCTGGGCGGACGAGGAGTACGGTGGCGCCGGGCTCAAGGACTTCCGCTACGAGCAGATCATGTGCGAGGAGCTGGCGCGGATCAACGAGCCGGGCTTCATGATCCCGCTGCACTCGGCGTTGTGCGGGCCGTACATCGCCGAATACGGTAGCGCCGAGCAGAAGGCCCGCCTGTTGCCGGGGATCGTCCGTGGCGAGACCATCCTCGCCGTGGCCATGACCGAGCCGTCCGCCGGCTCCGACCTGGCCGGCATGCGCAGCACCGCGGTGGACAAGGGCGACCACTGGCTGCTCAACGGCTCCAAGGTGTTCATCTCCAACGGCCTGCTGGCCGACCTGGTGATCGTCGCGGCGAAGACCGATCCGGCGAACAAGCACGCCATGGGCCTGTTCCTGGTGGAGCGCGGCATGCAAGGCTTCGAGCGCGGGCGCAACCTGAAGAAGCTCGGCATGAAGAGCCAGGACACCGCCGAGCTGTTCTTCAACAATGTGCGGGTGCCGAAGGAAAACCTGCTGGGCGACGCCAAGGGCGGCTTCTTCTACCTGATGAACATGCTCGCCCAGGAGCGCCTGACCAACGCCTGCGGCGCGGTGGCCGGGGCCGAGGCGGCGTTGCAGGCGACCATCGACTACGTGAAGGAGCGCCAGGCCTTCGGCCGGCCGGTCGCGCACTTCCAGAACACCCGCTTCAAGCTCGCCGAAATGCGTACCCAGATCGACGTGGCGCAGGTCTTCACCGACCGCTGCGTGATGGACCACAACCAGAAGAAGCTGTCCCCCGAGGTCGCCGCCGAAGCCAAGCTGTTCACCACCGAGCTGCTGGGCAAGGTGGTCGACGAAGGCGTGCAACTGCATGGCGGCTGGGGCTACATGTGGGAGTATCCGATCTGCAGGATGTACGCCAACGCCCGCATCCAGCGGATCTTCGCCGGTACCTCGGAGATCATGAAAGAGATCATCAGCCGCGGCATGAAGCTCTGA
- a CDS encoding LLM class oxidoreductase, giving the protein MSALLQGASAPAFVGHPGYRRMFAADALTLGLFLPLRFYQGDMRVLLGQARLVEEIDRLGFAAVWVRDVPLFDPRFGDAGQVFDPFTYLGYLAARTRRIALATGSAVLALRQPVDLAKAAASVDRLSGGRLVLGLASGDRPVEFPAYGLEHAQRGERFAQGLDYLRQLLHGCRHVASPLGTLDDAELLPRPPAGAIPLVVTGSARQPADWLARQADGWLTYPESTVDASGPRRLARKIRAWRMSIADGGFRPHMTNEWLDLVDDPAYPRTPLHGGYVLRTGRNGLIELLGEWRAAGVNHAALGIQFAARPAAEVIQELAEEVLPLFPSHPGVQPASMDW; this is encoded by the coding sequence ATGAGCGCCCTGCTGCAAGGCGCCTCGGCGCCGGCCTTCGTCGGGCACCCTGGCTATCGGCGCATGTTCGCCGCAGACGCGCTGACCCTGGGCCTGTTCCTGCCGTTGCGTTTCTACCAGGGCGACATGCGGGTGCTGCTGGGCCAGGCGCGGCTGGTCGAAGAAATCGATCGACTGGGATTCGCCGCCGTCTGGGTACGCGACGTACCGCTGTTCGACCCACGCTTCGGCGATGCCGGACAAGTGTTCGACCCGTTCACCTACCTTGGCTATCTGGCCGCGCGGACCCGCCGTATCGCCCTGGCCACCGGCAGCGCGGTGCTTGCCCTGCGCCAACCGGTCGACCTGGCCAAGGCCGCGGCGAGCGTCGACCGGTTGTCCGGCGGACGCCTGGTGCTGGGCCTCGCCTCCGGCGACCGGCCGGTGGAGTTCCCCGCCTACGGGTTGGAGCATGCGCAGCGCGGCGAGCGGTTCGCCCAGGGCCTGGACTACCTGCGCCAACTGCTGCACGGCTGCCGGCACGTCGCCTCGCCGCTCGGTACGCTGGACGACGCCGAACTGTTGCCGCGTCCGCCGGCCGGCGCCATCCCGCTGGTCGTCACCGGCTCCGCGCGGCAGCCGGCGGACTGGCTGGCACGCCAGGCGGATGGCTGGCTGACCTATCCGGAGTCGACTGTCGATGCGTCCGGACCACGTCGCCTGGCCCGGAAGATCCGCGCCTGGAGGATGTCCATCGCGGACGGCGGGTTCCGCCCGCACATGACCAACGAATGGCTGGACCTGGTGGACGACCCGGCGTATCCGCGTACGCCGTTGCACGGCGGCTACGTCCTGCGCACTGGGCGCAACGGCCTGATCGAGCTGCTCGGCGAATGGCGCGCGGCGGGCGTCAACCATGCCGCCCTGGGCATCCAGTTCGCCGCCAGGCCGGCAGCGGAAGTCATCCAGGAACTGGCCGAGGAGGTGCTGCCGTTGTTCCCGTCCCACCCGGGCGTGCAGCCGGCGAGCATGGACTGGTAG
- a CDS encoding glutathione S-transferase family protein, whose translation MPSLQLYSDSSPNGFKITIALEELGLPYALHHVRIDHGEQRRPEFLRLNPHGRIPVLVDRAAGITLFESAAILQYLAETSGRLLPDAPRERWEALTWLTFHASSMGPILGQRVHFEIFAEERYPPAIERYRRLSEEVFATLDQRLAGRSWLAGEQYSIADIATFGWTHTARIVDFDFSHYRHLDDWHRRMALRPAVQRGILLPEPAVGP comes from the coding sequence ATGCCTTCCCTCCAGCTCTACAGCGACAGTTCACCCAACGGATTCAAGATCACCATCGCCCTCGAGGAACTGGGGCTGCCCTACGCACTGCACCACGTTCGCATCGACCATGGCGAGCAACGCCGCCCGGAATTCCTGCGCCTGAATCCACATGGCCGGATACCGGTGCTGGTAGACCGGGCCGCCGGCATCACCCTGTTCGAGTCGGCGGCGATCCTGCAGTACCTGGCGGAGACCAGCGGGCGGTTGCTTCCCGACGCCCCCCGGGAACGCTGGGAGGCCCTGACCTGGCTGACTTTCCATGCTTCCAGCATGGGGCCCATCCTCGGCCAGCGCGTGCATTTCGAGATCTTCGCCGAAGAGCGGTACCCGCCGGCCATCGAACGCTATCGGCGGCTCTCCGAGGAGGTTTTCGCCACCCTCGACCAGCGCCTGGCCGGACGGTCCTGGCTGGCCGGTGAGCAATACTCCATCGCCGATATCGCCACCTTCGGCTGGACCCATACGGCGCGGATCGTCGACTTCGACTTCAGCCATTATCGCCACCTGGACGACTGGCACCGGCGCATGGCCCTGCGGCCTGCGGTGCAGCGCGGGATCCTCCTGCCGGAACCGGCGGTGGGTCCATGA
- a CDS encoding LysR substrate-binding domain-containing protein: MGAVLPLLALRAFVETARHGNLTRAAAAMGVTPGAVSQQLRALQARTGVVLFQRFSHGMRLTPEGEQVYPGLRQAFEQITASLAQLEAINARQTLTVSTEPSFAATWLVPRLGQFSASHPQVEVRVEATALLADLRRERIDVAIRHGLGDYPGLDVQALMAPPLIPVASPRLLAEGPEIREAIDCLAYPLLQESERNDWRLWLRAMGVEDDPRSERGPAFADDLLLVRAAEAGQGIALVREIHARAEIASGRLAVALERPWPSRFAYYAVSLPGAAQRAPLSLFLAWLREQAAAEA, encoded by the coding sequence ATGGGTGCCGTCCTCCCGCTCCTCGCGCTACGCGCTTTCGTCGAAACCGCCCGCCATGGCAATCTCACCCGCGCGGCCGCGGCCATGGGCGTCACTCCCGGCGCGGTAAGCCAGCAGCTCAGGGCTCTGCAGGCGCGCACCGGCGTCGTCCTGTTCCAGCGCTTCAGCCATGGCATGCGCCTGACGCCGGAGGGCGAGCAGGTCTATCCCGGCCTCCGCCAGGCCTTCGAGCAGATCACCGCGAGCCTTGCCCAGCTGGAGGCGATCAATGCCCGCCAGACCCTCACGGTCAGCACCGAGCCCTCCTTCGCCGCCACCTGGCTGGTGCCGCGCCTCGGTCAATTCAGCGCGTCGCACCCGCAGGTGGAAGTCCGCGTGGAGGCTACGGCACTGCTCGCCGACCTGCGCCGGGAACGAATCGACGTCGCCATCCGCCACGGGCTCGGCGACTACCCCGGACTCGACGTGCAGGCGCTGATGGCCCCGCCGCTGATCCCGGTGGCCAGCCCGCGCCTGCTGGCGGAAGGCCCTGAGATCCGCGAAGCGATCGATTGCCTGGCCTACCCGCTGTTGCAGGAGTCGGAGCGCAATGACTGGCGCCTGTGGCTGCGGGCGATGGGGGTGGAGGACGACCCGCGCAGCGAGAGAGGTCCGGCTTTCGCCGACGACCTGCTGCTGGTTCGCGCCGCCGAGGCCGGCCAGGGTATCGCGCTGGTACGGGAGATCCATGCCCGCGCCGAGATCGCCAGCGGCCGCCTGGCGGTCGCCCTCGAGCGGCCCTGGCCGAGCCGCTTCGCCTATTACGCGGTGAGCCTGCCAGGAGCGGCGCAACGAGCGCCCCTCTCGCTGTTCCTCGCCTGGCTGCGCGAGCAGGCCGCCGCCGAGGCATAA
- the dctA gene encoding C4-dicarboxylate transporter DctC, with amino-acid sequence MTKQPFYKSLYVQVLVAIAIGIALGHWYPETAVAMKPFGDGFVKLIKMAIAPIIFCTVVTGIAGMQSMKSVGKTGGMALLYFEVVSTVALIIGLVVVNVVQPGAGMHVDPNTLDTSKIAAYAAAGEKQSTVDFLMNVIPGTVVGAFANGDILQVLFFSVLFGYALHRLGSYGKPVFEFIERVSHVMFNIINVIMKVAPIGAFGAMAFTIGAYGVGSLVQLGQLMLCFYITCILFVLIVLGGIARAHGFSILRFIRYIREELLIVLGTSSSESALPRMIDKMEKLGCNKSVVGLVIPTGYSFNLDGTSIYLTMAAVFIAQATDTPMDITHQITLLLVLLIASKGAAGVTGSGFIVLAATLSAVGHLPVAGLALILGIDRFMSEARALTNLVGNGVATVVVSKWCKQLDEGTLQRELAGEGNASSPASDIPVGGREAV; translated from the coding sequence ATGACCAAACAACCCTTCTACAAGAGCCTGTACGTGCAGGTTCTGGTCGCCATCGCCATCGGTATCGCGCTCGGCCACTGGTACCCGGAAACGGCGGTGGCGATGAAGCCGTTCGGCGACGGCTTCGTCAAACTGATCAAGATGGCCATCGCGCCGATCATCTTCTGCACCGTGGTCACCGGCATCGCCGGCATGCAGAGCATGAAGTCGGTCGGCAAGACCGGCGGCATGGCGCTGCTGTACTTCGAGGTCGTCTCCACCGTGGCCCTGATCATCGGCCTGGTAGTGGTCAACGTGGTCCAGCCGGGCGCCGGCATGCACGTCGACCCGAACACCCTCGACACCAGCAAGATCGCTGCCTACGCCGCTGCCGGCGAGAAGCAGAGCACCGTCGACTTCCTGATGAACGTGATCCCCGGCACCGTGGTCGGCGCGTTCGCCAACGGCGACATCCTCCAGGTCCTGTTCTTCTCCGTGCTCTTCGGCTATGCCCTGCATCGCCTGGGCAGCTACGGCAAGCCGGTGTTCGAGTTCATCGAGCGCGTCTCCCACGTGATGTTCAACATCATCAACGTGATCATGAAGGTCGCCCCGATCGGCGCGTTCGGCGCCATGGCCTTCACCATCGGCGCCTACGGCGTGGGTTCGCTGGTGCAGCTCGGCCAGCTGATGCTGTGCTTCTACATCACCTGCATCCTGTTCGTGCTCATCGTCCTCGGCGGCATCGCCCGCGCCCACGGCTTCAGCATCCTGCGCTTCATCAGGTACATCCGCGAGGAACTGCTGATCGTGCTGGGCACCTCGTCTTCCGAGTCGGCTCTGCCGCGGATGATCGACAAGATGGAGAAGCTCGGCTGCAACAAGTCGGTGGTCGGCCTGGTGATTCCCACCGGTTACTCCTTCAACCTCGACGGCACCTCGATCTACCTGACCATGGCCGCGGTGTTCATCGCCCAGGCCACCGATACGCCGATGGACATCACCCACCAGATCACCCTGCTGCTGGTGCTGCTGATCGCTTCCAAGGGCGCCGCCGGCGTCACCGGCAGCGGCTTCATCGTGCTCGCCGCGACCCTTTCCGCCGTCGGCCACCTGCCGGTCGCCGGCCTGGCGCTGATCCTCGGCATCGACCGCTTCATGTCCGAAGCCCGCGCGCTGACCAACCTGGTCGGCAACGGCGTGGCCACGGTAGTGGTTTCCAAGTGGTGCAAGCAGCTCGACGAGGGCACCTTGCAGCGCGAACTGGCCGGCGAGGGCAACGCTTCGTCGCCTGCCAGCGATATTCCGGTGGGCGGCCGCGAAGCGGTCTAA
- a CDS encoding AraC family transcriptional regulator → MRERTIASHFVRAALRGATRQGLDGPALLRRAGIQPALLDEPRARIAPEQFTRLMQLLWEVLDDEYMGFGEVRSKRGTFAMMCHTLIHCRTLEKALQRGELFYGLFPQAPLIHLRRDGDLVRLSLEERHLSDPDHFLAESLLVIWHRLASWLIGQRIRLEEATFSYPAPDHQAEYDLLFPCPRRFSAGCTSLLFAARYLGMPLLQDERTLKQFLQHSPADLLARPDGGDSLTSQIRRLLGRDCRRWPDLDQVARQLHMSSQTLRRHLREEGGSFQQLKDHLRRDLAIYHLGRDELSIQDIAEQLGFSEPSAFHRAFKKWTGLTPGAYRHQAEA, encoded by the coding sequence ATGCGTGAGCGCACCATCGCCAGCCATTTCGTCCGCGCCGCGTTGCGCGGGGCCACGCGCCAAGGCCTGGACGGCCCCGCCCTGCTGCGTCGCGCCGGCATCCAGCCGGCCCTGCTGGACGAACCGCGGGCACGCATCGCGCCGGAGCAGTTCACCCGCCTGATGCAGTTGCTCTGGGAAGTGCTGGACGACGAATACATGGGCTTCGGCGAAGTCCGCAGCAAGCGCGGCACCTTCGCCATGATGTGCCACACCCTGATTCATTGCCGGACCCTGGAAAAGGCCCTGCAGCGCGGCGAACTGTTCTACGGCCTGTTCCCCCAGGCGCCGCTGATCCACCTGCGGCGCGACGGCGACCTGGTGCGCCTGAGCCTCGAGGAACGCCACCTGTCGGACCCGGATCACTTCCTCGCCGAAAGCCTGCTGGTGATCTGGCACCGCCTCGCCAGTTGGCTGATCGGCCAGCGCATCCGCCTGGAGGAAGCCACCTTCAGCTACCCGGCGCCGGACCACCAGGCCGAGTACGACCTGCTGTTTCCCTGCCCCCGGCGGTTTTCCGCCGGCTGCACCAGCCTGCTGTTCGCCGCCCGCTACCTGGGCATGCCGCTGCTGCAGGACGAACGCACCCTCAAGCAGTTCCTCCAGCACTCTCCCGCCGACCTGCTGGCGCGCCCGGACGGCGGCGACAGCCTGACCAGCCAGATCCGCCGCCTGCTCGGCCGCGACTGCCGGCGCTGGCCAGACCTCGACCAGGTCGCCCGCCAACTGCACATGAGTTCGCAGACCCTGCGACGCCACCTGCGCGAGGAAGGCGGCAGCTTCCAGCAACTCAAGGACCACCTGCGCCGCGACCTGGCGATCTACCACCTGGGTCGGGACGAGCTATCGATCCAGGACATCGCCGAGCAGCTCGGCTTTTCCGAGCCCTCGGCCTTCCATCGCGCGTTCAAGAAGTGGACCGGCCTCACCCCCGGCGCGTACCGGCACCAGGCGGAAGCCTGA